A part of Caldicellulosiruptor owensensis OL genomic DNA contains:
- a CDS encoding Cof-type HAD-IIB family hydrolase, which produces MIKLIALDIDGTLLNDAGCIPQINKEFLKIAVEKYKIEIVLCTGRGASAFKITKDLNLPCSLISANGVYVFENPDFPPIIKNYLTERQKKVLIEFLDNNHFDIDYYIVLGYDQDFHMIYKERTNHDNYFLNFVNGRKQFKPTYPAEKLLKFLEYPISHIGIVGKYEKLKEIKEILKTLETNCNIILYYASDNKEYGFLEVLSNDASKEKALLQFMNFKNISSEELISIGDNFNDVGMFKISGISVAVANAPKEVKKAAKFVTSRTNNEGAVAEAIERFIIKRDG; this is translated from the coding sequence TTGATAAAATTAATTGCGCTGGATATTGATGGAACCCTTTTAAATGATGCAGGTTGTATTCCTCAAATAAACAAGGAGTTTTTAAAAATTGCTGTAGAAAAGTATAAAATTGAAATAGTACTTTGTACAGGAAGAGGTGCTTCGGCCTTTAAAATTACAAAAGACCTGAATTTGCCATGTTCACTAATCTCGGCAAATGGCGTTTATGTTTTTGAAAATCCTGATTTTCCTCCCATCATAAAAAATTATCTTACAGAACGTCAGAAGAAAGTATTAATTGAGTTTCTTGATAATAATCATTTTGACATAGACTATTATATCGTACTGGGATATGACCAAGATTTTCACATGATTTATAAAGAAAGAACAAATCACGACAATTATTTTTTAAACTTTGTAAACGGCCGCAAACAATTTAAACCTACATACCCAGCAGAAAAGCTTTTAAAGTTTTTAGAATATCCTATTAGCCACATTGGAATTGTAGGCAAATACGAAAAACTTAAAGAGATTAAAGAAATCCTTAAAACCCTTGAGACCAACTGCAATATTATTCTCTACTATGCATCAGACAACAAAGAATATGGTTTTTTAGAAGTTTTGAGCAATGATGCATCAAAAGAGAAAGCTCTTTTGCAATTTATGAATTTTAAAAATATCTCATCTGAAGAATTGATATCAATTGGCGATAACTTCAACGACGTTGGAATGTTTAAAATCTCTGGTATAAGCGTGGCAGTTGCAAATGCACCGAAGGAAGTAAAAAAAGCTGCAAAGTTTGTAACCTCCAGAACAAATAATGAAGGTGCAGTTGCTGAAGCTATTGAAAGGTTCATAATTAAAAGGGATGGGTAA
- a CDS encoding NADH-quinone oxidoreductase subunit 5 family protein, producing the protein MVNIYLLLIFLPMIAALFILLINNSNFRKAIVFLMSAVLISASIYSISQGDRLLRLSHSLNFALEYLITFADYFLLAIIFLIGTKLKNKLISLLAILQFVFMFVFEFKVGKLEVENIFFVDHLSFIMLLLINIIGPLIAIFALSYMDEHEKHLHLEKSRQNIFFAIIMLFLGAMNGLVISNNILWVYFFWEITTLCSFLLISHDQNEESIKNATRALLLNSIGGLSFVIGIIFMYYKSGTVALNEIISSQDSSILMIPIAFLALAAFTKSAQMPFQSWLLGAMVAPTPVSALLHSSTMVKAGVYLVLRLSPVFIDTWLSKIVAVAGAFTFVSAALLAIFQSNAKRVLAYSTISNLGLIIALSSIANVYAIYAAALLIVLHGVSKALLFLCVGSIEQGIGSRNIEDMDGIKYKMPIVAFLTLLGSVSMLLPPFGVLITKWIAIEVSTQNIVAMLEIILGSAFTVVFWTKFIGKILSDGKDKNKIEKFEFVKHIPLMTISILVVLVSIFLIQFTNTFVVPFFKSSFARYSGVSSSNIKELYVKDFFGFNPVVFFGVLIAAVVLGALIYRLFKPKRYVPVYMSCENSDNFGFRGEKDKVVPFEFKNYYFETLTNEETVTLIVNVLSMALIAIMFGVILK; encoded by the coding sequence ATGGTGAACATCTATTTACTCCTAATATTTTTACCCATGATAGCAGCACTTTTTATTCTTCTTATTAACAATAGCAATTTTAGAAAAGCTATTGTTTTTTTGATGTCTGCAGTGTTAATTAGCGCAAGTATCTACTCTATTTCACAGGGTGACAGGTTACTGAGACTTTCGCATTCTTTAAATTTTGCACTTGAATATCTCATAACATTTGCCGACTATTTTCTGTTAGCAATCATTTTTTTGATTGGTACAAAACTTAAAAACAAGCTCATTAGCCTTCTTGCCATTTTGCAGTTTGTTTTTATGTTTGTGTTTGAATTTAAAGTAGGGAAATTAGAAGTTGAAAATATATTTTTTGTTGATCATTTGAGCTTTATTATGCTTCTTTTAATAAACATAATAGGACCGCTGATTGCAATATTTGCACTTTCTTATATGGATGAGCATGAGAAACACCTTCATCTTGAAAAGAGCAGACAGAATATATTTTTTGCAATAATCATGCTATTTTTAGGTGCAATGAACGGTCTTGTAATTTCGAACAACATATTGTGGGTATACTTTTTCTGGGAGATTACCACACTCTGTTCGTTTTTACTAATTTCTCATGACCAGAATGAAGAGAGCATTAAAAATGCAACAAGAGCTCTTCTTTTAAATTCGATAGGTGGGCTTAGCTTTGTTATAGGTATAATATTTATGTACTATAAATCTGGCACAGTTGCTTTGAATGAAATTATATCTTCACAAGACAGCAGTATTTTGATGATACCAATTGCATTTTTAGCACTTGCAGCATTTACAAAGTCTGCGCAGATGCCATTCCAGAGCTGGCTACTTGGTGCTATGGTGGCACCAACACCTGTGTCTGCCCTGCTTCACTCAAGCACAATGGTAAAAGCAGGTGTTTATCTGGTTTTGAGATTATCACCGGTATTTATTGATACATGGCTGTCAAAAATAGTTGCGGTGGCAGGTGCTTTTACTTTTGTGTCAGCAGCACTTTTAGCCATCTTTCAGTCAAATGCAAAAAGAGTGTTGGCATACTCAACAATTTCTAACTTGGGTCTTATAATTGCATTGTCTTCCATAGCAAATGTGTATGCGATATATGCAGCTGCACTTTTGATAGTTTTGCATGGTGTGTCTAAAGCGCTTTTGTTCTTGTGCGTTGGTTCAATAGAACAGGGTATAGGTTCCCGAAACATAGAGGATATGGACGGAATCAAGTATAAAATGCCAATTGTTGCTTTCTTGACTCTTTTGGGAAGCGTGTCAATGCTACTTCCTCCGTTTGGCGTTTTAATTACAAAATGGATTGCTATTGAGGTGTCAACTCAAAACATTGTGGCAATGCTTGAAATAATCTTGGGAAGTGCTTTTACGGTTGTTTTCTGGACAAAGTTTATAGGCAAGATTCTTTCTGATGGAAAGGATAAAAATAAGATAGAAAAATTTGAATTTGTAAAGCATATTCCGTTGATGACTATTTCAATACTGGTAGTTTTGGTAAGCATCTTTTTGATACAGTTTACAAATACATTTGTTGTGCCGTTTTTCAAATCTTCATTTGCAAGGTATTCAGGAGTTAGCAGCAGCAATATAAAAGAATTGTATGTGAAAGATTTCTTTGGATTTAATCCGGTTGTATTTTTTGGTGTACTGATAGCAGCAGTTGTTCTGGGAGCTCTAATATATAGGTTATTTAAGCCAAAAAGATATGTGCCTGTGTATATGTCATGTGAAAACTCGGACAATTTTGGTTTCAGAGGCGAAAAAGATAAAGTTGTGCCGTTTGAATTCAAAAATTATTATTTTGAGACACTGACAAATGAGGAAACAGTAACACTTATTGTAAATGTGCTTTCAATGGCATTAATCGCAATAATGTTTGGGGTGATTTTGAAGTGA
- a CDS encoding respiratory chain complex I subunit 1 family protein, whose amino-acid sequence MKEIWITLATVIVAPLVGGVITGIDRKITARMQNRFGPPILQPFYDLSKLFSKETIVVSNTQILYAFLFLVFNIVAVVMFVLKMDLLLILFILAFATTALILGAMATNSPYSRIGAHRELISVLAYEPVLIAMIVAIYFVTGSFNIEDILKHNSLLILDLPFIFVAFSYVLTIKLRKSPFDLSTSHHGHQELVKGITTEFSGPVLGLIELGHWYELVLLLLFVWLFFAKNIFVAITAILICYFLEIVIDNISARLTWKIMLQLTWSVAFGFALVNLIWVYIKYRLL is encoded by the coding sequence GTGAAAGAAATATGGATTACACTGGCAACTGTCATAGTTGCACCTTTAGTTGGTGGAGTTATAACAGGAATTGATAGAAAAATAACTGCGCGAATGCAAAACAGGTTTGGACCGCCTATTCTGCAGCCTTTTTATGATCTTTCTAAACTATTTTCAAAAGAGACCATTGTTGTTTCGAACACTCAGATTTTGTATGCATTTTTGTTCTTGGTATTTAACATTGTTGCAGTTGTGATGTTTGTGCTTAAGATGGACCTTCTTTTGATTTTATTTATTCTTGCATTTGCTACAACAGCGCTCATTCTTGGAGCAATGGCAACAAATTCGCCATATTCAAGGATAGGCGCTCACAGGGAATTGATATCTGTACTTGCATATGAGCCTGTTTTAATTGCTATGATAGTAGCAATTTACTTTGTAACTGGGAGTTTCAATATAGAAGATATTTTGAAACACAATAGCTTGTTGATATTAGATTTGCCATTTATCTTCGTAGCATTTAGCTATGTTTTGACTATTAAACTGCGAAAATCTCCGTTTGATTTGTCAACCTCACACCATGGACATCAGGAACTTGTAAAAGGTATTACAACAGAGTTTTCAGGACCTGTTCTTGGCTTGATTGAGCTTGGTCACTGGTACGAGCTCGTACTTTTACTTCTTTTTGTATGGCTATTTTTTGCAAAAAATATCTTTGTAGCAATAACAGCAATTTTAATTTGCTACTTTTTAGAGATTGTGATTGACAATATCTCAGCAAGGCTTACATGGAAGATAATGCTACAGCTTACTTGGTCAGTAGCATTTGGTTTTGCGCTTGTCAATCTCATTTGGGTATATATAAAGTATAGGTTATTATAA
- a CDS encoding NADH-quinone oxidoreductase subunit B family protein gives MLFRKALKKSPWIVHYDCNSCNGCDIEILATLTPVYDVERFGIINVGNPKHADILVVSGSVNHRNARVLKTIYEQMPHPKAVVAIGACACSGGIFKECYNTLGGADTVVPVDVYVPGCAPRPEAIMEGILKAAQLLEEKKKNMKKGEILNVAKS, from the coding sequence GTGTTATTCAGAAAAGCATTGAAAAAGTCTCCATGGATTGTTCACTATGATTGTAACAGCTGCAACGGCTGTGATATAGAAATACTGGCAACGTTAACACCTGTATATGACGTCGAGAGATTTGGAATTATAAATGTAGGTAATCCAAAACATGCTGATATATTGGTTGTGTCAGGTTCTGTTAACCATAGAAATGCAAGAGTTTTAAAGACAATATATGAGCAGATGCCACATCCAAAAGCTGTTGTAGCCATTGGAGCATGTGCGTGTTCTGGAGGGATATTCAAAGAATGTTACAATACCCTTGGTGGTGCTGATACAGTTGTTCCTGTTGATGTATATGTTCCTGGCTGTGCTCCGCGACCAGAAGCTATCATGGAAGGAATCTTAAAAGCTGCACAGCTTTTAGAAGAGAAGAAAAAGAATATGAAAAAGGGTGAGATTTTGAATGTTGCAAAATCTTAA
- a CDS encoding NADH-quinone oxidoreductase subunit C — MLQNLKELQKEDLRKEVLALKADGYRFVTSTCVDLGDGRFDIIYHFDKDYQLTNIRVTITAEEKVPSISDIYFAAVFVENEIKDLFGIEFENLLIDYEGKFMITDELESPMRKKPAVKVKKGE, encoded by the coding sequence ATGTTGCAAAATCTTAAAGAACTTCAGAAAGAGGATTTAAGGAAAGAAGTTTTAGCCTTAAAAGCAGATGGGTATAGATTTGTCACATCAACATGTGTTGATTTGGGCGATGGAAGATTTGATATAATCTATCACTTTGATAAGGATTACCAACTAACAAATATAAGGGTTACTATAACGGCTGAGGAAAAAGTTCCTTCTATTTCAGATATATATTTTGCGGCTGTGTTTGTTGAAAATGAGATAAAAGATTTGTTTGGCATAGAATTTGAAAATCTTTTGATTGATTATGAAGGGAAGTTTATGATAACAGATGAATTAGAATCTCCTATGCGCAAAAAGCCAGCGGTAAAAGTAAAGAAAGGAGAGTAA
- a CDS encoding hydrogenase large subunit — translation MGKRTIVPFGPQHPVLPEPLQLRLVLEDEKVVEAIPAIGYVHRGLEKLAEEKDINQNIYVVERVCGICSFQQALAYCQGIEELMGIEVPDRAKYLRVIWAELHRLHSHHLWLGLLADAFGFESLFMQCWRNRELVMDLMEATAGSRVIISTNIIGGVRRDIDLDKQKFILNNLAKLEEELKKIEGSFLNDYTVKKRLVGVGVLTKQEAYELGCVGPMARASGIKMDLRTLGYAAYGELYFEPVVENDGDCYARLKVRLRECYQSIDLIRQAIFKMPEGEISTPVKGFPNGEVISRVEQPRGEDVYYIKANGTKNLERLRIRTPTFANIPALIKMLQGVDFADVPMLVLTIDPCISCTER, via the coding sequence TTGGGCAAAAGAACAATAGTTCCGTTTGGTCCACAGCATCCTGTTTTGCCGGAACCTCTGCAGCTTAGGCTTGTTTTAGAGGACGAAAAAGTTGTTGAAGCGATACCTGCAATAGGTTATGTTCATAGAGGACTTGAAAAGCTTGCTGAGGAAAAGGATATAAATCAAAACATATATGTGGTTGAGAGAGTTTGTGGTATATGCAGTTTTCAGCAGGCTTTGGCTTATTGCCAGGGAATTGAAGAGCTAATGGGCATTGAAGTGCCCGACAGAGCAAAATACTTGAGAGTAATTTGGGCAGAGCTTCACAGGCTTCACAGCCACCATTTGTGGCTTGGGCTATTGGCTGATGCTTTCGGGTTTGAGAGCCTTTTTATGCAGTGCTGGAGAAATAGAGAGCTTGTGATGGACCTTATGGAAGCAACAGCAGGTTCAAGAGTTATAATTTCCACAAATATAATTGGTGGGGTTAGAAGAGATATAGACCTTGATAAGCAAAAGTTTATTTTAAATAACCTTGCAAAATTGGAAGAGGAGCTAAAGAAAATAGAAGGTTCGTTTTTGAACGATTATACAGTCAAGAAAAGACTTGTAGGTGTAGGTGTTTTAACCAAGCAAGAAGCTTACGAGCTTGGCTGTGTAGGACCAATGGCAAGAGCAAGCGGTATAAAGATGGACCTGCGAACCCTTGGGTATGCAGCATATGGTGAACTTTACTTTGAACCTGTTGTGGAAAATGACGGGGACTGCTATGCAAGACTGAAAGTGAGACTTCGCGAGTGCTATCAGTCAATTGACCTTATTCGTCAGGCTATATTTAAGATGCCAGAAGGTGAGATTTCAACGCCGGTTAAAGGATTTCCAAACGGTGAGGTTATTTCAAGGGTTGAACAGCCACGAGGAGAAGATGTATATTATATAAAGGCAAACGGGACAAAGAACTTAGAAAGACTCAGAATCAGAACACCAACATTTGCAAATATTCCTGCGCTAATTAAAATGCTTCAGGGCGTGGATTTTGCAGATGTTCCGATGCTTGTTTTGACAATTGATCCATGTATTTCGTGTACCGAAAGGTAA
- a CDS encoding 4Fe-4S binding protein — protein MFGMLRNVLDNLFSKPATRLYPKEKRPFFKDTRGSLEIEIEKCIFCGICQRKCPSNAIVVDRNSRTWQLNQYKCILCNVCVESCPKKCLISKEQFNVPTTYKEFYIKKQEVKDEVQPKAQAAATKG, from the coding sequence ATGTTTGGGATGCTTAGAAATGTTTTAGATAACCTGTTTTCAAAGCCTGCAACAAGGCTTTACCCGAAGGAAAAGAGGCCATTTTTTAAAGATACAAGAGGAAGCCTTGAAATAGAGATAGAGAAATGTATCTTTTGTGGTATTTGCCAGAGAAAATGTCCTTCAAATGCGATAGTAGTGGATAGAAATTCAAGGACATGGCAGCTAAATCAGTACAAGTGCATCCTCTGCAATGTATGTGTTGAGTCCTGTCCTAAAAAGTGTTTAATTTCAAAAGAGCAATTTAACGTTCCAACCACTTATAAAGAATTTTACATCAAAAAGCAGGAAGTAAAAGATGAGGTGCAGCCAAAGGCACAGGCTGCTGCAACTAAAGGTTAA
- the hypA gene encoding hydrogenase maturation nickel metallochaperone HypA has product MHEYFVTQQLVKIAEDELKDVSFKRVTRIKVVVGELSGIIDESLKFYFDILTKGTILEGAELKIITKKALLYCQKCGEYFERTKDFTCPKCLSLGKLTEHGKEFYIESIEVDD; this is encoded by the coding sequence ATGCATGAGTATTTTGTTACACAGCAGCTTGTAAAGATTGCAGAAGATGAATTGAAAGATGTCAGTTTTAAAAGGGTGACAAGAATTAAAGTTGTAGTTGGGGAGCTTAGCGGAATTATTGACGAGTCGCTGAAATTTTATTTTGACATCCTAACAAAAGGAACAATCTTAGAAGGTGCAGAACTCAAAATAATTACTAAAAAGGCTCTTTTGTACTGTCAAAAATGCGGTGAATATTTTGAAAGAACAAAAGATTTTACCTGTCCAAAATGTTTGTCGTTAGGTAAACTTACTGAACATGGTAAGGAATTTTATATTGAGTCTATAGAGGTAGATGATTAA
- the hypB gene encoding hydrogenase nickel incorporation protein HypB, protein MEIKVIKNILERNQNAADNIRRLADENKWYIMNVMGSPGAGKTSFIKCMIENLKDTFNIAVIEGDVASTIDAEQIASYGVKVLQINTGGACHLVADSIAEAIDTLNLLPKTVIFVENIGNLICPSSFDLGETLRVVVSSAAEGDDKPYKYPIMFEKADIVVLSKIDIVDAIGFDMQRYKKGLEAIKDKDLKLFEVSFRTKEGVEGLIDYFYTLLDPYFKK, encoded by the coding sequence ATGGAGATAAAGGTAATAAAAAATATTTTAGAGCGGAATCAAAACGCAGCCGACAATATAAGAAGGTTAGCAGATGAAAATAAATGGTATATTATGAATGTGATGGGGTCACCTGGTGCAGGTAAGACATCTTTCATTAAGTGCATGATAGAAAATCTTAAAGATACATTTAACATTGCAGTGATTGAAGGTGATGTTGCATCAACAATTGATGCCGAGCAAATTGCAAGCTATGGAGTTAAAGTTTTGCAGATAAACACAGGTGGTGCTTGCCATTTAGTTGCAGACAGTATTGCAGAAGCAATAGATACTCTTAACCTTTTACCCAAAACAGTAATCTTTGTTGAAAACATTGGCAATCTCATCTGTCCATCTTCGTTTGATTTGGGAGAAACCTTGAGAGTTGTTGTATCTTCTGCTGCAGAGGGTGATGACAAGCCATATAAATATCCTATAATGTTTGAAAAAGCTGATATTGTTGTTCTATCAAAGATTGATATAGTGGACGCCATTGGTTTTGATATGCAAAGATACAAAAAGGGTTTAGAAGCTATAAAAGACAAAGATTTAAAACTGTTTGAGGTATCGTTCAGGACAAAGGAAGGTGTGGAAGGTCTCATTGATTACTTTTATACTCTTTTAGATCCATATTTCAAAAAGTAG
- the hypF gene encoding carbamoyltransferase HypF, with product MKRYRFIFKGLVQGVGFRPFIYSIARKLGLTGFVKNTGEGVLAEFQGDTTSEQITQYIIANLPKNAYLEKIEVYEIERVESEKGFCIVASEKNRISTVLPYDLGMCEDCRREFYDKSHRHYHNVFISCTNCGPRYTIIETLPYDRENTSMKQFKFCNECEREYSTPSNRRFNAQSTTCPVCGPRLFLFSFAEKKHIHGEAIELLDFVSQKILEGYIVATKGIGGFHLVCDPYNETIVKRLFESKRREGKPLALVARDIEVVKKYCHVNKMEEDIFSSPRCPIILFEKKTEHFSHVNGNLHTLGIMRAYTPILDYILKKTGRDFLIATSANLSGIPMIIDEGEAIQKLEGICDYVLYHNRKIVRRCDDSVGFVVKDKFVLTRPGRGFAPLRLKLSSTQFVEKNILALGGHEKATVALKKDDEVIVSQYLGDLDTKEYIDFYKSALSDLLLLYNLEYDYIACDLHKNYFSTVLAEDIALKNSKKIVYVQHHIAHVFSCMLENNLDSCIGFAFDGTGLGLDGNIWGSEGFLIDKSNVKRVFHLKYYPLVGGEKSIKEPVRLAYYFAYEIDKSFAEEYFANSNFLSKIVKAARLLNYPLCSSFGRIFDVVGVLLRCGEKNNFEAQIPMVLESIADKTEEGFYDFVMNFEHEIEIDIVYILQQIINDIKRKADRSLISAKFHNTVAKIVVEVAKRLRENYNKDVVVLSGGVFQNRLLLEKAVSMLEKEHFKVYFNSFFPINDGGISAGQVYYTIQLLKNC from the coding sequence ATGAAAAGGTACAGATTTATATTCAAGGGGCTTGTGCAAGGGGTCGGTTTCCGACCCTTTATTTATAGTATTGCAAGAAAACTTGGACTTACCGGGTTCGTTAAGAATACTGGCGAAGGCGTTTTGGCAGAGTTTCAAGGGGATACAACTTCAGAGCAAATAACACAGTATATTATAGCCAATCTTCCTAAAAATGCTTATTTGGAAAAAATAGAGGTTTATGAGATTGAACGTGTAGAGAGTGAAAAAGGGTTTTGTATTGTTGCAAGTGAAAAAAATAGGATTTCAACAGTTCTGCCTTATGACTTAGGGATGTGTGAGGATTGTAGAAGAGAATTTTATGACAAATCTCACAGACACTATCACAATGTATTTATTAGCTGTACAAACTGCGGACCAAGGTACACAATTATTGAGACTTTACCGTATGATAGAGAAAATACATCTATGAAGCAATTTAAGTTTTGCAATGAATGCGAAAGGGAGTACTCTACTCCAAGCAATAGAAGATTCAATGCACAGTCAACAACCTGCCCAGTATGTGGACCAAGACTTTTTCTTTTTTCATTTGCTGAAAAAAAACATATCCATGGAGAGGCAATTGAACTTTTAGATTTTGTTTCTCAAAAAATTTTAGAGGGATATATAGTTGCAACAAAAGGAATAGGCGGCTTTCACTTGGTGTGTGATCCGTACAATGAAACTATAGTCAAAAGACTATTTGAAAGCAAAAGACGAGAAGGCAAGCCTTTAGCACTTGTTGCTCGGGACATTGAAGTAGTAAAAAAATATTGCCATGTCAATAAGATGGAAGAAGATATTTTTTCTTCTCCACGATGTCCTATAATTCTTTTTGAAAAAAAGACTGAGCATTTTTCGCACGTGAATGGCAATCTTCACACCCTTGGTATAATGAGGGCCTACACCCCTATTTTGGACTATATCCTGAAAAAAACTGGCAGAGACTTTTTAATTGCAACCTCTGCCAACCTTTCAGGAATCCCAATGATTATTGACGAAGGCGAGGCTATTCAAAAACTTGAGGGTATCTGTGACTATGTGCTCTATCACAACAGGAAAATAGTTCGAAGGTGCGATGATAGTGTTGGGTTTGTTGTAAAAGATAAGTTTGTACTGACAAGACCGGGAAGAGGTTTTGCTCCTCTGAGACTAAAACTTTCTTCAACACAATTTGTAGAGAAAAATATATTAGCGTTAGGAGGTCATGAAAAGGCTACAGTTGCTTTAAAAAAAGACGATGAGGTTATTGTAAGTCAATACCTGGGTGACCTTGACACAAAAGAGTATATAGACTTTTACAAGTCTGCGCTAAGTGACCTGCTTCTTCTTTACAACTTAGAATATGATTATATTGCCTGTGATTTGCACAAAAACTATTTTTCAACCGTCCTTGCCGAGGATATTGCCCTAAAAAATAGCAAAAAAATTGTGTATGTTCAGCATCATATAGCTCATGTATTTTCATGCATGCTTGAAAATAATTTAGATAGCTGTATAGGCTTTGCATTTGACGGAACAGGCTTGGGATTGGATGGGAACATATGGGGAAGTGAAGGATTTCTAATTGATAAAAGCAATGTGAAAAGGGTATTTCATTTGAAATACTATCCTTTAGTGGGCGGAGAAAAATCTATAAAAGAACCTGTGAGACTGGCATACTATTTTGCATATGAAATTGATAAAAGCTTTGCAGAGGAATATTTTGCAAATTCTAATTTTCTTTCAAAAATTGTAAAGGCAGCAAGGTTACTGAATTACCCTCTTTGCTCAAGTTTTGGAAGGATATTTGATGTTGTTGGTGTGCTTTTAAGGTGTGGTGAGAAAAATAATTTTGAAGCACAGATTCCAATGGTTTTAGAAAGTATTGCTGATAAGACAGAAGAAGGGTTTTATGATTTTGTTATGAATTTTGAACATGAAATTGAAATAGATATTGTGTATATACTACAACAAATCATTAATGATATAAAAAGAAAGGCTGACAGAAGCTTGATTTCTGCGAAATTTCACAACACCGTTGCAAAAATAGTTGTTGAAGTGGCAAAGAGGTTGAGAGAAAATTATAATAAAGACGTTGTAGTACTATCTGGTGGAGTATTCCAAAACAGACTTTTGCTTGAAAAGGCAGTGTCTATGCTTGAGAAAGAGCACTTTAAGGTGTATTTTAATTCTTTTTTCCCTATAAACGATGGGGGAATTTCAGCTGGACAAGTATATTATACAATCCAATTATTAAAAAATTGTTAA
- a CDS encoding HypC/HybG/HupF family hydrogenase formation chaperone, with the protein MCLGYPAKVIEVLEGGKKAIVDYLGLKKTVNVSLIKELAEGDYLLIHSGVAIEKIDEKEAEEIEKLFGEVRNANS; encoded by the coding sequence ATGTGTTTAGGCTATCCTGCAAAAGTGATTGAAGTTTTAGAAGGTGGCAAGAAAGCTATTGTTGACTATTTAGGTTTGAAGAAAACTGTAAATGTGTCTCTCATAAAAGAGCTTGCTGAGGGTGATTATTTACTTATTCACTCAGGAGTTGCAATTGAAAAAATAGATGAAAAAGAAGCCGAGGAAATAGAAAAACTTTTTGGTGAGGTAAGAAATGCAAACTCTTGA
- the hypD gene encoding hydrogenase formation protein HypD: MQTLEAVNAIVNTIKNNIEKIGRQLRIIEVCGTHTVSIYRNGFHTLFKGYIDFISGPGCPVCVTHEGYIDNLIELAKMNYTIYTFGDLLKVPGKNMSLAEAKAEGAKIKIMYSPVDAVENISADEEAIIAAVGFETTVPAFALSLEKVLEKDLKNVKFACELKTIDQPLKVLLKDHIKVDGLILPGHVATILGVDGFKFVEEFKLPSVISGFEKYDILFSLLSLTQSILNNDFTVKNEYKRVVKKEGNTVAKRYIERFFERTDAYFRGLGLIEGGGLRLKSEYSAFSVQLKYEYESLFNSACRCTDVLTGKLKPFECPLFEKVCTPQTPKGACMVSQEGSCNAYFRYGKWK; this comes from the coding sequence ATGCAAACTCTTGAAGCTGTAAATGCTATTGTTAACACAATAAAAAACAACATTGAAAAGATTGGCAGGCAGCTAAGAATAATTGAGGTGTGTGGCACCCATACTGTTTCAATTTACCGAAACGGTTTTCATACTCTTTTTAAAGGATATATAGATTTTATTTCAGGTCCTGGCTGCCCAGTTTGCGTAACTCATGAAGGGTATATAGATAATCTCATTGAGCTTGCAAAAATGAACTATACTATCTACACTTTTGGAGACCTACTGAAAGTTCCAGGAAAGAATATGTCTTTAGCTGAGGCAAAAGCAGAAGGCGCCAAAATTAAAATTATGTACTCACCGGTTGATGCTGTTGAGAATATCTCTGCAGATGAAGAAGCAATAATTGCTGCAGTGGGGTTTGAGACAACAGTTCCAGCCTTTGCTCTGAGCTTGGAAAAGGTATTGGAAAAGGATTTGAAGAATGTCAAGTTTGCATGTGAGCTCAAAACCATTGACCAGCCGCTAAAAGTTCTCTTAAAAGACCACATAAAAGTGGATGGACTTATCCTGCCAGGACATGTTGCAACAATCTTGGGTGTTGATGGATTTAAGTTTGTTGAGGAATTTAAGCTTCCTTCTGTTATATCTGGATTTGAAAAGTATGATATTCTGTTTTCTTTGCTAAGTTTAACACAAAGTATCTTAAATAATGATTTTACAGTAAAAAATGAATACAAGAGAGTTGTAAAAAAAGAGGGTAACACAGTTGCTAAAAGGTATATTGAGAGGTTTTTTGAAAGAACTGATGCGTATTTTAGAGGACTTGGCTTGATTGAGGGGGGTGGGTTGAGACTTAAAAGTGAGTATTCTGCTTTTTCAGTCCAGCTTAAATATGAATATGAAAGTTTATTTAATTCTGCTTGCAGATGTACAGATGTGCTCACAGGCAAATTAAAGCCCTTTGAATGTCCTCTTTTTGAAAAGGTGTGCACACCTCAGACACCAAAGGGTGCGTGTATGGTATCGCAAGAAGGTTCTTGCAATGCATACTTTAGATATGGGAAGTGGAAATGA